The genomic stretch CCGTTTTGCGGAAACCTGAAAAAGATTTTAGATAATATTTATGAAAATCGGAAGATAATTCTACTGCTTAGCGTCTTCCAGACTTTTCTTGGTTACGGACTTTTTTATAATGGTATGACACGAGTCTCTGGTGCTGCGGCAGCAATAATAATAGGAGCATCTCCGTTAATTTCAGCACTTATGGCTCATGCGGCCATTGCAGACGATTCCTTAACTCTGAAAAAATCACTTTTTATTACTTTAGGCCTCGCAGGAGTTGTGATAATAAGTTTAAACAGACACAGAGGAGAAGCTGGTACAGGCAATTATTTTGGCATAGTCCTTCTTCTGCTTTCTTCAATATCAGGTGCAGCTGGTAATATAATGATAAAAAAGAACAAGAAATCCATTAACCCCCTTGTACTGAATGCTTTTCAGCTTTTTATAGGAGGTTGTATGCTTTTTACAGCCTCTGTTCTCTCGGAGGGGACACCTGATCTTTCGGGGCTTCCGATAAAATTCTGGGCAGCTCTTTTATGGCTCAGTGTAGTCTCTGCAACAGGACTTTCAATATGGTTCCGACTCTTACAGAGGC from bacterium encodes the following:
- a CDS encoding DMT family transporter yields the protein METEKGIRLPTFVLAIIACLFWSTAFAGVKIGLQFIKPLGFAGIRFIIAGLILLPFCGNLKKILDNIYENRKIILLLSVFQTFLGYGLFYNGMTRVSGAAAAIIIGASPLISALMAHAAIADDSLTLKKSLFITLGLAGVVIISLNRHRGEAGTGNYFGIVLLLLSSISGAAGNIMIKKNKKSINPLVLNAFQLFIGGCMLFTASVLSEGTPDLSGLPIKFWAALLWLSVVSATGLSIWFRLLQRPEVKVSDLNLWKFIIPVFGAILSWMLIPGESPDLVTVIGMISVSASIIFYSLSTHKKSNAFFPET